The sequence below is a genomic window from Corynebacterium afermentans subsp. afermentans.
CGCCGCCTGCGCCAGTCCAACGCCCTGGATTTCGACGACCTGATCGGCGAGGTGGTGCGCATCTTCAAGGAGCACCCCCAGGTCACGGACTATTACCGCCGCCGCTTCCGCCACGTGCTGGTGGACGAGTATCAAGACACCAACCACGCCCAGTACGAGCTCATCCACACCCTTGTCGGCGACGGCCCGGATGCGCCGGAGCTTGCGGTGGTGGGCGATTCGGATCAGTCCATCTACGCGTTTCGCGGCGCGACCATCCGCAACATCGAGGAGTTCGAGCGCGACTACCCGAACGCCACCACGATCATGCTGGAGCAGAATTACCGCTCCACGCAGAACATCCTCGGCGCGGCGAATGCGGTGATCGCGCAGAACGAGGGACGCCGCCCGAAGAAGCTGTGGACGGATCAGGGTTCCGGCGAGAAGATCGTTGGCTACGTCGCAGACAATGAGCACGATGAGGCGCGCTTCATCGCCTCCGAGATCGACACCCTGGCCGATAGGGGAGTGCCGTACTCGGACATGGCGGTGATGTACCGCACCAACAACGCCTCCCGCGCGCTCGAGGACATCTTCATCCGCTCCGGGATCCCGTACAAGGTTGTCGGCGGCACGCGCTTCTACGAGCGCCGCGAGATCCGCGACATCGTCGCCTACCTCAAGGTTCTGGAGAACCCGGACGACACGGTGAGCATGCGCCGCATTGTCAACGTGCCCAAGCGCGGCATCGGCGACAAGGCGCAGGCGATGGTGGCGCTGCATTCGGAGAACAACAATCAAAGCTTCGGGCGATCGCTTGTCGACGCCACCTCGGGCAACGTTGACATGCTGGCCAAGGCCGCCACAAACTCGATCACGCGCTTCGTGGACTTGATCCGCCAGATACGAGACGACATGCCGTCGATGCGCAACGAGGTCACGGGCATGCCGGACTTGGGCGCGTTGATCACCCGGGTGTTGGAGGACACCGGCTACCGCGCCGAGCTGGAGGCGTCGAACGACCCGCAGGACGGCGCGCGCCTGGACAACCTCAACGAGCTGGTCTCTGTCGCCCGGGAGTTCTCCTCTGAGGCCGCGAACCAGGTGGCGTACATGACGGACGAAGAACTCAACGAGGTGATGCAGGAAGGCGAACCCGCCCCGGGCTCCCTGCAGGCGTTCTTGGAGAAGGTCTCCCTGGTGGCGGACGCGGACCAGCTGCCGGAGCACGAGCAAGGCGTGGTCACGCTGATGACGCTGCACACGGCGAAGGGCCTGGAGTTCCCGGTGGTGTTTGTCACCGGGTGGGAGGACGGGCAGTTCCCGCACCTACGCGCCCTGGGAGACCCGGCGGAACTCGCCGAGGAGCGACGCCTGGCGTACGTGGGTATTACCCGCGCGAAGGAGCAGCTCTACCTGACGCGAGCGATCCTGCGCTCTTCATGGGGCTCCCCGGTGACCAACCCCGCCAGTCGCTT
It includes:
- the pcrA gene encoding DNA helicase PcrA → MSASESGSSVPEGMRISSSLMTDHYASSNTRTGRVGGVSTVTAMTDLTLGLNPQQQAAVVHEGSPLLIVAGAGSGKTAVLTRRIAYLLHNRGVAPWQILAITFTNKAAAEMKERVGQLVGPEAERMWVATFHSVCVRILRQQAQLVPGLKTNFTIYDSDDSRRLLGMIAKDFNLDLKKFTPRTLANGISNLKNELVGPERALADAERTHNPFETTVAKVYAEYQRRLRQSNALDFDDLIGEVVRIFKEHPQVTDYYRRRFRHVLVDEYQDTNHAQYELIHTLVGDGPDAPELAVVGDSDQSIYAFRGATIRNIEEFERDYPNATTIMLEQNYRSTQNILGAANAVIAQNEGRRPKKLWTDQGSGEKIVGYVADNEHDEARFIASEIDTLADRGVPYSDMAVMYRTNNASRALEDIFIRSGIPYKVVGGTRFYERREIRDIVAYLKVLENPDDTVSMRRIVNVPKRGIGDKAQAMVALHSENNNQSFGRSLVDATSGNVDMLAKAATNSITRFVDLIRQIRDDMPSMRNEVTGMPDLGALITRVLEDTGYRAELEASNDPQDGARLDNLNELVSVAREFSSEAANQVAYMTDEELNEVMQEGEPAPGSLQAFLEKVSLVADADQLPEHEQGVVTLMTLHTAKGLEFPVVFVTGWEDGQFPHLRALGDPAELAEERRLAYVGITRAKEQLYLTRAILRSSWGSPVTNPASRFLAEVPEDLIDWRRLEPERSFSSDAWGATTRSRPPARSRRGGSGAKVHKNLNLAVGDRVNHAKYGLGTVMAVEGSGVRETVTIDFGSSGTVRLMTIGGVPMEKL